The Maniola hyperantus chromosome 2, iAphHyp1.2, whole genome shotgun sequence genome includes a region encoding these proteins:
- the LOC117988770 gene encoding 17-beta-hydroxysteroid dehydrogenase 13-like: MRRRNIFVRCIGFIARKFRALQEVWILPWWGGGRLGGLVTAPLWALDAFVLIVKICSTCAMAVFRVFIPPAMKSLYGETVLITGAGGGIGRELAIQFAELGATVVCWDIDARRNNAVVNEIRKKDGDCFGYTVDVTVRDQVLALAARMRRQLTDISIVVSNAGALTCAPLTNLRPETVARLVEVNLLAHFWVIQAFLPNMIERRQGHIVAINSSAGLMPCADMVPYCAAKFGLRGLMDSLSEELRLDTWTKNINTTSVYLASISTGLYPPPTHRFVYWYSEITAQEAARVIIEGIRKNKRCISIPSLMKSLIDLNNLMPYRIRIIFADFFNFGHRGWFCFC, from the exons ATGCGTAGGAGAAATATATTTGTGCGTTGTATAGGTTTTATAGCTCGCAAGTTTAGAGCTCTTCAGGAAGTATGGATACTGCCCTGGTGGGGCGGTGGGCGGTTGGGCGGATTGGTCACAGCTCCTCTTTGGGCCCTCGACGCTTTCGTGCTGATTGTAAAGATTTGTTCCACGTGTGCAATGGCGGTGTTCAGAGTATTCATACCGCCTGCGATGAAGAGTTTATATGGAGAAACTGTATTG ATAACTGGCGCAGGTGGAGGGATTGGACGAGAGCTGGCAATTCAGTTCGCAGAGTTGGGTGCCACAGTCGTATGCTGGGATATTGATGCCAGACGAAACAATGCCGTCGTTAATGAAATCAGGAAGAAGGATGGAGAT TGTTTCGGCTACACAGTAGATGTAACAGTACGAGATCAAGTGTTAGCTCTGGCGGCGCGCATGCGGCGGCAACTGACGGATATTTCTATAGTCGTGAGCAACGCGGGTGCTCTGACCTGTGCACCGCTAACGAACTTACGACCCGAGACTGTAGCTAGACTCGTTGAGGTCAACCTTTTGGCACATTTTTGG GTCATCCAAGCTTTTTTGCCAAATATGATAGAGCGTAGACAAGGACACATAGTTGCCATCAACTCCAGCGCTGGTCTGATGCCCTGTGCTGATATGGTACCTTACTGCGCGGCCAAGTTTGGACTTAGAG GTTTAATGGACTCGCTGAGCGAAGAGCTCCGCCTAGACACGTGGACTAAGAACATAAACACCACATCAGTTTATTTGGCGTCTATCTCCACGGGTCTCTACCCGCCACCGACCCATCGGTTTGTCTACTGGTATTCTGAGATCACCGCGCAAGAGGCCGCGAGAGTTATAATTGAAG GCATTCGTAAAAACAAGAGGTGTATCAGCATACCTTCACTGATGAAGTCGCTCATAGACCTT